A single genomic interval of Gossypium raimondii isolate GPD5lz chromosome 11, ASM2569854v1, whole genome shotgun sequence harbors:
- the LOC105802524 gene encoding E3 ubiquitin-protein ligase ATL4, with amino-acid sequence MASPPPFSYGVMGGPVTAAEFDTTQHSHPSSSIDNVKPSLILLLLILSVALLVSVSLCRLLHRRCLRHLPPSSTSTITVGSSHRISPEQSSMTSLLDSLPLFTFSSISRGSNNGDCAVCLSKFEAQDQLRLLPLCCHAFHAHCIDTWLTSNQTCPLCRSQPFASDSHLRKVLLQSSNTSSAIGIGGSDSFRLEIGSISRRHPGSDSGEQRRSYSIGAFDYIIEEESEVSRNQTHRNVTDKEASLPADVSTGRSWLKEYDRLSFYLSSRASSFRSSGRYLMGSSRRSGSISSVTGDYDVEANRIGEEISEMFRWFSEI; translated from the coding sequence ATGGCTTCACCCCCACCGTTTTCATATGGCGTGATGGGAGGACCTGTTACCGCCGCCGAATTTGACACCACGCAACACTCGCATCCTTCTTCCTCCATTGACAATGTCAAGCCAAGTTTAATACTACTACTTTTGATCCTTTCCGTAGCCCTGCTTGTTTCCGTCTCTCTTTGCCGCCTCCTCCACCGGCGTTGCTTGCGTCACCTCCCACCTTCATCTACCTCCACTATTACCGTCGGTTCCAGCCACCGCATCAGTCCCGAACAATCATCCATGACTTCGTTGCTCGATTCTCTTCCTCTTTTTACATTCTCTTCTATTTCTCGCGGCTCCAACAACGGGGATTGCGCGGTTTGTTTGTCGAAATTCGAAGCGCAGGATCAACTCAGGCTTCTCCCTCTTTGTTGCCACGCGTTCCACGCTCATTGTATCGACACTTGGCTCACTTCCAACCAAACTTGTCCTTTATGCCGCTCTCAGCCCTTTGCTTCCGACTCCCATCTCAGGAAGGTTTTGCTTCAGTCTTCCAATACTTCAAGTGCGATTGGAATTGGCGGCAGCGACAGTTTCCGGCTCGAGATTGGCTCTATCAGTCGCCGTCATCCAGGCTCCGACTCCGGCGAGCAGAGAAGGTCTTATTCCATCGGCGCTTTCGATTATATCATCGAGGAAGAATCGGAGGTGAGTAGAAATCAAACGCATCGAAACGTGACCGACAAGGAAGCGAGTCTCCCGGCAGATGTTAGTACTGGAAGGAGTTGGCTCAAGGAATACGATAGGCTGTCGTTTTATTTATCGTCTCGTGCGTCGTCCTTTCGTAGCTCAGGAAGGTACTTAATGGGGAGCAGTCGCCGAAGCGGTAGTATCTCCTCCGTTACCGGAGATTACGACGTGGAAGCCAATCGCATTGGCGAGGAGATCAGCGAAATGTTTCGTTGGTTCTCAGAGATATGA
- the LOC105802526 gene encoding uncharacterized protein LOC105802526, with product MMKKKLCFPDWIPLLLLCHLHLPTLVCSKHHGNPANDLVEIINQNRTAQKLERLNDNPGLGCMALQYVELCKGNCSGNSAVNCKPPTDDFTEVFAPNCGVELPTIGTITGHIVGCQSKYTEPSLAFANVLVKDKKSLTVLRNKSHSEVGVGLIGFHKGPFFWCVLFSNGGTNSSFVLEDRGEGIKQKKGCYSGSAFPCNAGHRSAMLFNYIITFSYLFISLLNQI from the exons atgatgaagaagaagctCTGTTTCCCTGACTGGATTCCACTCctattattatgtcatctacatcTGCCAACCCTTGTTTGTTCCAAGCACCATG GAAACCCTGCAAATGATCTTGTTGAGATCATTAACCAGAATAGAACTGCTCAAAAACTTGAACGACTAAATGATAATCCCGGTCTTGGGTGCATGGCCCTCCAATATGTCGAGTTATGCAAGGGGAACTGCAGTGGGAACAGCGCTGTAAACTGTAAACCACCCACGGATGACTTCACTGAAGTATTTGCTCCCAACTGTGGTGTAGAGCTGCCTACAATTGGCACGATTACCGGCCACATTGTGGGTTGTCAATCGAAATATACAGAGCCATCACTAGCCTTTGCAAATGTTCTTGTTAAAGACAAGAAGAGCTTAACTGTTTTGAGAAATAAATCGCATAGTGAGGTGGGAGTTGGCTTGATTGGGTTCCACAAAGGTCCTTTCTTTTGGTGTGTTCTTTTTAGTAATGGTGGGACAAATTCTAGCTTCGTTCTTGAAGATCGCGGTGAAGGGATAAAGCAGAAGAAAGGGTGCTATAGTGGAAGTGCATTTCCTTGCAATGCTGGACACAGAAGTGCTATGTTGTTTAACTATATTATTACCTTTagttatttattcatttcgcTGTTGAACCAAATTTGA